The genomic DNA TGTTGCGTAAAGTTTCTGGTTTGGGGTTtgatcattttaaaatgtagcaTGTTAAGAAATTCCtctcttttgatttttttttttttaatttgagcaTTCAGAACCACAGAATGTTGGGTCTCAAAGACACGGTATGGGTCTCAGTCTTAGACCTGTTGTGTAAATAGGTAACTGTTTGCCATAACAACTTCATAAGGTgataattagggctgggcaatatatcgatattgtatcgatattagagatgcaccgattacaattttctaggccgattccgattttctttgagttagaccagctgatactgATTTTAgctgattccgatttcattttttctaaccactttacagcacacacaattatttattttctatcttttctttaatagaacattttgcacagaacattttttgaacagataatggatcactataaaatagaactatataaattactcctggtgtgggaaattcacacacatctaaagtgcaatcagatatccaactaaagaaatgtgatttaggtttttggtgtcgtccctccacgccctactttttTCCTttcaggtgttgcatattgcaaacttgttatcttctgcacacacgctgaagaacagctgacatgttgcaggttaattcacgaggttcctacatgtgccagaatagcgcggacacgcgcttcacaccgcgagcgggtacgcgcgacacacggcggaaaagttgagagtaAGGAGAAAGACCGTGCTGttgcgtccgtgtgtgcgtgcgttcttgagaactgtaactggtataacttatgttgtcagttaattgtagcgttgacccGCATGAagtcggcatatgtcagactgacctgccggtcgccggtcatggccgagcaagtgaaaaccggccaattccggtcaccggctggtctatcggtgcatctctaatcgatatcaatatcgatatatgaggctagatatcgtcttaaattttggatgtCGTGATATGacatgtgttgtcttttcctggctgccttacagtagagtgatgtcattttctgaacacaccagactgttctagctgttccattacagtttttttccccaattgctaaaaacacaattttgcaaactagctggttttatcaaaaataacacaattcacaaaaccacacacccaaactgcaaaatacCTCATATATATCCTGCAAAATGAAGCACTGTAACCACAACTACATATAAcattatcaaaatcaaactttttcatcaaatggcacacacttcattcatattaccagatTTTTGTCTAACCAGCTACACACTGTTGGGCGTAATGAAAAGCACTCTCATCTTTAGTATGCTTTGCCATAATAATAAACTAGTTCAAATTGTAGAAAAGTCTTCagattgttcacatgcacagaaatatttgcagatacacacacatgctgttgaaacctttatttttttatttttcaccaaactagtcagtgcaacatatgcacagcagatatatttacattggacaaatatgctcacaaaaaaacagtaaactgaaaaagaaaattgcagaaaaaatGTGCAGAAATGTTGTTTACTTCCTGATTAAAGTGGTAACAATGAACCATTGAGGTGATTGGCCAGGTGGCTCATATGTTGGCCAATCAGCTCATGTAGTGTCATTTTGAATGCCAGTGATTTGAAATGGCAAACATGTGACtttatgtcagattgttgtgtcTTATACAGAGAACTgtgttcagtgcatttaaaggtcccatgacatggtgctctttggatgcttttatatagaccttagtggtcccttaatactgtatctgaaggctcttttatatagaccttagtggtcccctaatactgtatctgaagtctcttttatataggccttagtggtcctaaatactgtatctgaagtctcttttatataggccttagtggtcccctaatactgtatctgaagtctcttttatataggccttagtggtcccctaatactatatctgaagtctcttttatatagaccttagtggtcccctaatactgtatctgaagtctcttttatataggccttagtggtcccctaatactgtatctgaagtctctttatatagaccttagtggtcccctaatactgtatctgaagtctcttttatatagaccttagtggtcccctaatactgtatctgaagtctctttatatagaccttagtggtcccctaatactgtatctgaagtctcttttatatagaccttagtggtcctctaatactgtatctgaagtctctttatatagaccttagtggtcccctaatactgtatctgaagtctcttttatataggccttagtggtcccctaatactgtatctgaagtctcttttatataggccttagtggtcccctaatactgtatctgaagtctctttccctaaattcagccttggtgcagaattacagccactagagccagtcccacaatgagctttccttagtatgtgccatttctgtgtctgtagtttcaaatgctattgaggaggagagagggggggggcaaggtggagggtgggggtgtggccttgaccaattgccactttgcttgttttcaagccatgatgtctctctctttctatgttCGGGCCAAGTTCTCTGGGCGGGCGAatgaaaggggaggtaaccttgctccttatgacgtcataaagggaagattccagatcggcccatctgagctttcattttctcaaaggcagagcaggatacccagagcttggtttacacctatcaccatttctagccactgggggaccataggcaggctgggggaactcatattaatgttaaaaaacctcataaagtgacattttagacttttggagacttgagaagaggttttgctctctgtgtgtcagtttaaataattgtgctCCGCATGTCatttttagtgtgttagcaacaATAAgcaacaataacgggatggcggaggttgggtttaggaaaaacactacagggaaagggcgcctcacacgccgggagacggccgcgggggacgcgcgacaataacgggacggttgtgattaggaagactagtgtttgaagtcctgtgtttgacccatccaccaacccgaccagcctccctacgcggattttcggctctttatactactccctaccattttcgtgctgtggccacgaaatatgcttcccattgaaatacattacttcacattttcgtgctggccaccacgtaaaaagacgagaaaaacgtgcccgtgaacacgtatcaatagattaaaaataacgtgacatttacacgacctGCCGTGAGACCAAGGCTGTTTCTTCTGCCCCAAGTGGTCATTAAATGAATGGACTTTCCTGTGTCATTCCAGTGCTTCTGTCTGAGCAACATGATGCTTGTTGTTGAGAAGACCCTGGACCAAAAGCTTGCAGTTCCTTCAAGGTACATGAATAAAAACCCATGGCATCAAATAAGGTTTCAATGATACAAAGCAACACATTGAAGTATTTCATTTGAAAGTTAAATTGTTATATTCCTTTAGTTGACAGGATCTTCTTACATTTCCGTTGTCCAATGGAAGCCAAGGGATGCAGCCAGAGGTGGAAGACGCATCTCCCAGAGTTTAAACACAGCCGGAGATGCCCGAGTCCGACTACAAAAGACAGTGAAAGAGGCacgacagagacagagagagacagaggaaggccACACAGAAATGTTACTGTGGCTCCCACCTCCAGGtatctgacagacagacagtatgtgaTGAGGAGGCCTCTGTTCTCTGCTGAACAACATACGTCTATCTTAAAGAAGACACATCCACAGAAGCACACAGAGAAGGTGAGGAGGACGGAGAGTGAATGACTTCTCAGAGCATACTATTTATTAACTGATTCTGtttaatccatttttttttttctagaggAAATTAAATTGCATGTTTTTGAATTCTAGTAACTGCAGACCATTTCAGACGTGTGCTTTTTACCTCCGCCAAAGAGGTTAAAAACCCAGGAagaacattacatttttaatatttttttccaatCCAAGTGCCAAAATACCTTTTGTTCAAAAGTCACAGCAGAAAGTAAGACCGAATAGTTCCATAAGGCCGGCGCCagactgcctgcgtggcgtgagcgtggcgtttctgttgcgtggcgacTGCGTAGCGTTTTCtgtgtctttacacaccagaaacgtgtctgctgctgctgctagccttgtctgtacacatggatgtttcccattgataatatagtatacttcatgttaaacataaatatagactgatctgattacagcaaagacgtctgcagtattgacggcaaaataggctgcAGAATATTtcgtcatatttttttttaaattacatttatatctgcatttatatcaaaacctagagactttcaaacatcaacataacatttattaatatgtatttgtgtcaaaatgacatataaacatcttttcctattctatgttgcctggaaacgcttccagcacgcttgcgtgtcgcgtgaaaaataggcgtcggttctatttctagcatgcacgcgttttcggcgcggttcaagccgcgcctgagacgtgcgtgtcacgcacgCAGTGTGCAGGCTccaacctgttaccatgggagcagAAATATaaatggacacgccacgcagctgacacgctcgcaccacgcagccagtgtgtagctggCCTAACACTGGTCAGGTCTGAACTGCCGTCATATTAATGTAACGAATTTAAATGCAACAGATATTACATGCGTGTGGTGTTCCACCGGCTAAGGTGAGTGatgtataataaataaatcattcattttttgcaaaaacaagaaaaagttAGCCCGGGAACCGGACAAATCTGTGTGCTCACGATTTATTTGCGCTGTTGGATACATCTGGTCTCCCTCCGGTTCaggttgatttttttgggccaatCACAAGCGTTTATCTCACATGGTGGGGGTTTCAGTTGATGACGGACAATTTGCTGAGCCTTCAAAATATGTGATGACGTCATTTTTGGATTGAGCACTTTTGCGATGACGACTGCAAGCATAAAGCCAGCTTAGTAAAGAGGAGTGCTGTTAAAGCTGATGTTTTCATGTGaatgttttaacattttctgaCTGTCCATAATATATACCGTACTGTCCCTTTTTtaagctcaatggtgttttttgcccccaacagctccttccaggcagtgctgcgaccgctgcctccaaggcacctaaccctaaccttaaccctaaccataaccataaccataaccataaccataaccattgcctaattgacttcaaggcagcgctgcgaccgttgacttcaaggcacctaaccctaaccttttaaattatttatggtTATTAATTGTGTGGCACTTCTTAAAGCACTTTTAAACACAGCACTTATTACTAATTTTTAatggtatgtgtatatattttttgaccTCAAGGGCAAGTAATTCAGACAgtattttagacccttttaaatattttaatttaaattattgAGGTTAAATAATGTCTTTAATATTGGGTTAAGAATTTATCTTGTATTGTGACGCCGggctatttatttacataactctatatagatatatattttatttattttaattatttattttgtaatgtctttAGGAGAGAGACCGGGGTAGGTGTGGAGTTgacctttttatttaaagttttaatctcCCGCTGTCCGTCCTGTCCAGTGGTTCTTTTAACCTGTTTTTAATGTCTGtctttaaacagcttttttgtaTAACCGAACCAGCTTTTTTAAGAAGATTTTTAAGTGATTTATTCACACCAGTGGTCCTCTTGTGCCTGTGCCCCTCGCAGCGCCTATCCTGGGCGttgcgttttaacccaaacctaaccataaccataactagtgcctaatcctagtgccttccaggcagcgctgcctggcaaaaaacactgataaaccTTTTTTAAGAACTCGACGGCTCTCATCTGCTTGGCACAATAAtaactatttttatttatatagcgcttttcatgaaacccaaggacacgttacagaattactgtggctaagctaaaggaggttgtaggctgtggtaaacaggtggtgttttgaggagttttttaaaaaatgtccagggatgtagtatttcagatatctgcagggagggggttccagagggatggggctgcaacactaaaggctctgtctctgaaggtacagagtctggtgtggggaacggagagcaggccagcgtctgaggaCCGCAGGTTTCAGGGTGggggtgtatggatggaggaggtcggagaggtactgtggggccagggcatggagagatttgtaggtgagaaggaggatttGATATGTGATGCGGGACTtaattgggagccagtgaaggtggGCGAGGGTTGGGGTGATGTACTGCCAGGAAAACAACACCTcataatattacatttttcaagaTTAAAGGGCTTTGTCTCgtgattacagtttttctcgtaAAACGACAACTTTATCTTGCCCAGTTTACACGaatacgctcgcgggtgaaaacgacaaaatattttatcagatgtgcctttcgttagTAGTTAGACGTagacggcgtttttggggcttaaaaacgcaaaaaagtgaaaccaccctccagtgtgtgtgtgtgtgtgtgtgtgtgtgtgtgtgtgtgtgtgtgtgtgtgtgtgtgtgtgtgtgtgtgtgtgtgtgtgtgtgtgtgtgtgtgtgtgtgtgtgctatattcgtggggtccaaaacccggggaatacagtatacttgtggggtctgcacagccttgtggggtccaaaatgctggaccccacaagtttaaagttctgtttgagggttaagacttggtttttagattagggttagaattaggttatggttagggtgagggtaagggttaaggttaggcatttagttgtgatggttaaggttagggtaaggggctagggaatgcattatgtcaatgacgggtccccacaaagatagtgaaacaaacaaacacaatgtgtgtgtgtgtgtgtgtgtgtgtgtgtgtgtgtgtgtgtgtgtgtgtgtgtgtgtgtgtgtgtgtgtgtgtgtgtgtgtgtgtgcattgtttggagcaataactccacctcctcgtctgtccagactaaattgtcagcttttgttgttcgcttcgcgctactagggagagaagtagaagaaaggttctacgcaggcgcgcggccttggtggtgttgtgtggcagtgcttcacactaccacccagccgcctggtgtgcatactacatcgaatttcacacaattttgcgtcaccatatgcacgcagatttcccccccaaatcGCTCGTTTAAAcgtggaataaaaagtgagaacgcaacgccacttttgcgttttctcttcagatcgtttctgTCTTTAGACAGCCTTAGACTTCAACAGCAAAGTCAGTGAGAGAAGTGGGAACTTCTTTCACATCATTACTGTTGAACTGAGCGGCATGGATAGAGCCATTACAGAACGTTTACATAATGGAGTAAAtgcaaaaaaaggcatttgctTTAACAGACAGATACAGCCAGCAATGTTACTGtatcatgttttaattttgtcagTTTTCTGCCTTGTAGGAGAACCAGTTGGGTGTTAGCACAAGTGAAGAAAGTCAGCAACCCAGTGACCTACGTTTCTTGACCAGACCAAGAGAGGAGCTGACCCCAGAGAGCTACAGCCTCTCTCACAGTGGCATTTCACCCCCCTCGGCCTCGAGAAAAGACCCCGGCTCACCCTGGGGTGTCTCAGAGCTCAGGACCAGGCTGTGCCATGAAGAACCCAGTTTTGTATCACCTTTCCCTGGCAGCAGATCAGCTCAGCGGAGCTTCTTAAACTCCACCCTGGAGGTCCAGAGACCGAACCCACCTCTTAGGCCACAACTGACCTCCACTGTTCTGTATCCTACTTACACCCCTCGCTCAGAGCAATCCAGGCCAGGCCAGACCCAGCACagggtgggagggagggagcggAGAGGCAAGGGAGAGACCAAACTATGCTCTTCTGGAGGACATGTAAGAGGACATCCAATGTCTCCCCACCAGGCAAACTACTGGGCCTGTGCCATCCCTAAAGCTTTGCCTCCATCTCCAGACCGGACCTCTGCAGGCTGGGACCCAAACAGGGAGTACCAGGCCCTGCTGGACTACACCTACCCTCTTAGACCAGGGCAGGTGCTCTGTGAGGGGGACAGCTCCAAGCTCCAGGACGACTCTCTCTTTCAAACATACCCCAACCTGCAGGACTCAGGGATTGAACTGGACCATCTTTGTAGCTCCACCAGCCTGTCAGGGTTGGACTTTTCTTTTAGTGTGGGTCAGAAGTCACCTGAATCCCCCGATGGTCCGCCCTCTGGTGCCTTGCTCTACCGAACAGACCCTATGGCTTTGTCCTTTGACAGTTTGGACGATAGTAAGAACAGAGATGAAATTAACCGTTACAAGTGTGACGGTCGCCATCATCAGCACCATGCACTgtcctcctccaccactgctCTCCCACGGTCCAGGTGTGTATGTGGGGAGGTGGACGAGGAGTTCTGGCCTCTTCCAGATCAGCTGGAGGAGCTACAGCTGCTCCCCAGACAGGTCAGTGTTGTCGACACTCTTTACTGAAGGACCACAGTGGGGCCTTTgcatgttaaaggaacacgccaacttattgggactttgtcttattccccgtatcccccagagttagataagtccatacatacccttctcatctccgtctgtgtcgtaactctgtctgacgcccccaccactagcctagcttagcacagatcctggaggtaaccggctccatctagcctactgctcccaataagtgacaaaataatgtcaacattttcctatttacatgttgtgatttgtatagtcacagcgtgtacaaataacaaggtcacatgagacacagccatcttctaaccgtatacatactgggaactatattctcagaaggcggagcactgctacttctgctacttgggtggagtgatttgctcgcagcacctgagaagaataatatatgtatgtgtactCAACAGCATACTGCAACAGTAACATAATACCAAAAAAACTTAGCTCATAACACAATTAAATATAACAAATGGATAGGAAGTGGAGGCGAAATATTTTGGAACATGGCTGACATTAAAGTAAAATGCTAGAGGATTAGTTGTAAACCGGTTAAAACATGCAACACCACTGGTATGCTCCCTTAATTCATATCAcatggcattcagtaatgatgctcattaactatgcccttgtagccgagctgcacaaatcacatcggtgtatctgatataggcggcccagaggcgagctaaacagatgaggacagcgctgcgacgtcaaagtcattagtaaacattgcaagatggctacggatgaacatgatgttgtttgaaacggctttggccactacaatgaacgagttagacttggctttttatcatctttaaaatctttgaaatgggaaaaaaactgtttaacAAAAACCTATGCCTGCAT from Sander lucioperca isolate FBNREF2018 chromosome 15, SLUC_FBN_1.2, whole genome shotgun sequence includes the following:
- the cep68 gene encoding centrosomal protein of 68 kDa; translated protein: MEAKGCSQRWKTHLPEFKHSRRCPSPTTKDSERGTTETERDRGRPHRNVTVAPTSRYLTDRQYVMRRPLFSAEQHTSILKKTHPQKHTEKENQLGVSTSEESQQPSDLRFLTRPREELTPESYSLSHSGISPPSASRKDPGSPWGVSELRTRLCHEEPSFVSPFPGSRSAQRSFLNSTLEVQRPNPPLRPQLTSTVLYPTYTPRSEQSRPGQTQHRVGGRERRGKGETKLCSSGGHVRGHPMSPHQANYWACAIPKALPPSPDRTSAGWDPNREYQALLDYTYPLRPGQVLCEGDSSKLQDDSLFQTYPNLQDSGIELDHLCSSTSLSGLDFSFSVGQKSPESPDGPPSGALLYRTDPMALSFDSLDDSKNRDEINRYKCDGRHHQHHALSSSTTALPRSRCVCGEVDEEFWPLPDQLEELQLLPRQVREVTAQLSQPVTASWESLEPGTTSILSSITLPEKQKADVKELEGSNQDTGEGKHKMGREERNAAQTAADRRDFEAVRRSSGAWVEPVGGGLSPSSLREVEVLVEQLCGLTLPGNKMGSQEDQEQSDSLMQHIQVFCSHLEQLIKQLYTVSEKMELLAAPTVDIDSVKSSLAEYQSFQREVSSQQPLTSCVLHTGQLLLGCINTMSPLLRDTLLLIERQRGSLENHTEHLFSSILSAMDCLTQPSPVQQNKEEDPGPVGVQGAPL